One window of Thermocoleostomius sinensis A174 genomic DNA carries:
- a CDS encoding sensor histidine kinase produces MKISHKLLGSFIGVSLLTGVVGAVAVIQSQKIAETLAIAEAKHVAEVIAISITHHLSPHRGDVAQPSLFESDSDELQRYTDLLHDLQQRDIVVVDRQKLILADAIPRNVGTVFNHDQGNEIQQTMQDGNPRTFLEKSDDYPQGIKLIVIPLRTLRNTIEGAVILEWSSLYNEAIAQAKPTLVVIGLTSLGGITFALFIGLQIANSIAKPLQAATTIAQQVTQTSNFALQAPVTTTDEIGTLAMALNSLIQQVKMLLNEKEQHSRELQQTLTQLQMAQLQLVQTEKMSSLGQLVAGVAHEINNPINFIHGNVTHIDHYTHDLLKVVQAYQTYYPNPPQTLQELLDDVELDFLFEDLENLLQLMRLGTDRIRQIVLSLRNFSRLDESEFKSVDLHEGIDNTLLILQHRLKAKPESLAIEVIKEYGQLPLVECYPGQLNQVFMNLIVNAIDALQDSVRHQSNTKQLAQPGMIWISTQVKAEDRVQITISDNGLGIPETVRSHIFTPFFTTKPNGKGTGLGLSISYQIVTEKHKGTIWCDSAPGEGTKFVIEIPIRQPRSTST; encoded by the coding sequence ATGAAAATTTCCCACAAGTTGCTCGGCAGCTTCATTGGTGTTTCCCTACTAACCGGAGTAGTTGGCGCGGTAGCGGTTATTCAAAGTCAAAAAATTGCGGAAACCTTAGCGATCGCCGAAGCCAAACATGTGGCGGAAGTCATAGCAATTTCGATTACCCACCATCTCTCGCCTCATCGGGGTGATGTTGCTCAACCCTCCCTGTTTGAATCCGACTCAGACGAACTACAACGCTACACCGATCTCTTGCATGACCTGCAACAGCGTGACATTGTGGTCGTCGATCGCCAAAAGCTGATCTTGGCAGACGCTATCCCTAGGAATGTGGGAACAGTTTTTAACCATGATCAGGGCAATGAAATTCAGCAGACAATGCAGGATGGCAATCCCAGAACTTTTCTGGAAAAAAGTGACGATTATCCTCAGGGTATAAAACTGATTGTCATTCCACTAAGAACCTTGCGAAATACGATCGAGGGTGCCGTCATTTTAGAGTGGTCATCTCTATATAACGAAGCGATCGCCCAAGCCAAACCTACCTTAGTTGTGATTGGGCTTACCAGTCTAGGAGGAATTACTTTCGCATTGTTCATTGGGTTGCAAATTGCAAACAGCATTGCCAAGCCCCTACAAGCCGCCACTACCATTGCTCAGCAAGTGACGCAAACCTCTAACTTTGCTTTGCAAGCTCCCGTCACAACAACCGATGAAATCGGCACCTTGGCAATGGCACTCAATAGCTTGATTCAACAGGTCAAAATGCTGCTGAATGAAAAAGAGCAGCACTCTAGAGAACTTCAGCAAACCTTAACCCAACTTCAAATGGCGCAACTCCAATTGGTTCAAACTGAAAAGATGTCAAGTTTGGGGCAGTTAGTTGCTGGCGTAGCTCATGAAATCAACAACCCGATTAACTTTATTCATGGTAACGTCACTCACATTGATCACTATACTCACGACCTGTTGAAAGTTGTGCAAGCCTATCAAACGTATTACCCTAATCCCCCTCAGACGCTCCAGGAACTATTAGATGATGTAGAACTTGACTTTTTATTTGAAGACTTAGAAAATCTCCTTCAGTTGATGAGGCTAGGTACAGATCGAATTCGTCAGATTGTTTTGTCTCTGCGTAACTTTTCTCGATTGGATGAATCTGAGTTTAAATCTGTTGACTTACATGAGGGCATTGACAACACACTACTGATTTTGCAACATCGTCTGAAGGCAAAGCCAGAGTCTCTAGCAATTGAGGTCATTAAAGAGTATGGTCAATTGCCCTTAGTAGAGTGTTACCCTGGACAGCTAAATCAGGTGTTTATGAACTTGATTGTTAATGCGATCGATGCCTTACAAGATTCTGTTCGGCATCAATCAAATACCAAACAGCTAGCGCAACCGGGCATGATTTGGATCTCGACTCAAGTAAAGGCTGAGGATCGAGTACAGATTACGATCTCAGACAACGGTTTAGGAATACCAGAAACAGTCCGATCACACATTTTTACTCCTTTCTTCACAACTAAACCGAACGGTAAAGGCACGGGCTTAGGGTTGTCGATCAGTTACCAAATTGTGACTGAAAAGCACAAAGGTACTATCTGGTGTGATTCTGCGCCAGGAGAAGGCACCAAATTCGTGATTGAAATCCCAATTCGCCAACCTAGATCAACATCCACTTGA
- a CDS encoding glycosyltransferase: MPFPREDSYWTEVQSFLAQHAQPQAAILAPNDFLEFFPGTYHYNVSYLFPANHFEFVVFHKGMVAEVDAQLAHQVVAEFQPVLANPVFVVYAKTAIPEISSPPAVHVESLLQALKNRPALPHHLTRRNYAIVVTTHNRPDCLKRSLPQFYKLNVPIVVVDDGSTATNASQNQQLANLYSATLIRIPENRGLPNAINVGVEYWLADSAITWISYFQDDVDIRPDILDVLAKLQHPIDRPLLAGQEGPEHPIVNTTEIAGYTVLLKRSMPGQHLHAHRDYWRAVLPIPTPYLGAPKADKGKPGQGADEDWWITAWSPNSIVKQGGYVVCIPGLVTTFRPQAQGSTWGNQSGISVEVEPDRSLKGVNVLVDGYNLQLTKGTGIKTYGLSLMQALDRLGANVDVLLSRGGSKKNAILDEVIFFDNQSSQQNWINLSKWLIKSISPFYRAKRRKPFTGFVVKRGQYSEDFLRYATSFSLPQCYDLANGLYKKFRLTTNITIPEKIDVWHATYPLPIRVRGAAKITTVHDLIPLRLPYATLDDKEVFYFKIRDALKDSQVIITVSENSKQDLLKYFDTDPNRIIVTYQPIALSPLDGISEEDLADGLQRFGLKPQQYLLFVGAIEPKKNVGRLLDAYATLDTDLQLVIVGKKGWLWEEELGKLAYLFDSKTSVKKVKLLEYISTEGLRYLYRGAYSLVFPSLYEGFGLPPVEAMNFGCPVITSNVSCLPEICGDAALYVDPYDVKDIKQKLELLLSDRPLRERLIVAGQQRAETFSLQNYTNRLHHAYIKALS; the protein is encoded by the coding sequence ATGCCATTTCCTCGCGAAGACTCTTATTGGACAGAGGTTCAGTCGTTTCTGGCGCAACATGCCCAGCCCCAAGCAGCCATCCTCGCGCCCAACGATTTTCTTGAGTTTTTCCCCGGAACCTATCACTACAACGTGTCCTATTTATTTCCGGCCAATCACTTCGAGTTTGTGGTGTTTCATAAGGGCATGGTGGCAGAGGTTGACGCACAGTTGGCTCATCAAGTGGTGGCGGAGTTTCAGCCCGTGTTGGCGAATCCTGTGTTTGTTGTCTACGCTAAAACCGCCATTCCAGAGATTTCTTCCCCCCCGGCTGTTCATGTAGAGTCGCTACTTCAAGCTCTAAAAAATCGCCCAGCCTTGCCACACCATCTCACACGGCGCAATTATGCGATCGTCGTCACAACCCACAATCGCCCAGATTGCTTAAAGCGATCGCTGCCCCAGTTCTATAAACTCAATGTCCCGATCGTGGTGGTGGATGATGGTTCCACGGCTACCAACGCCAGCCAAAATCAGCAACTTGCCAACCTCTACAGCGCCACACTGATTCGCATTCCCGAAAATCGAGGCTTGCCTAATGCGATCAACGTGGGGGTGGAATATTGGTTGGCCGATTCGGCCATTACCTGGATCTCCTACTTTCAGGACGACGTAGACATTCGCCCCGATATTCTTGATGTATTGGCCAAACTGCAACACCCGATCGATCGTCCTTTGCTGGCTGGTCAAGAAGGACCAGAACACCCGATCGTTAACACCACCGAGATAGCAGGCTACACTGTGCTGCTGAAGCGATCGATGCCCGGTCAGCACCTACACGCCCATCGCGATTACTGGCGAGCCGTATTGCCAATTCCCACCCCTTACCTCGGTGCCCCCAAAGCCGACAAAGGCAAACCTGGTCAAGGAGCCGACGAAGATTGGTGGATTACCGCTTGGTCGCCCAATTCGATCGTCAAGCAGGGCGGGTATGTAGTTTGTATACCGGGACTTGTCACCACCTTTCGCCCCCAAGCGCAGGGATCAACCTGGGGGAATCAAAGTGGCATTAGTGTGGAGGTAGAACCCGATCGCAGCCTCAAAGGCGTCAACGTGCTAGTAGACGGCTACAACCTGCAACTAACTAAAGGTACGGGCATCAAAACCTATGGATTGAGTTTGATGCAGGCTTTGGATAGGTTAGGAGCTAATGTGGATGTGTTGCTGAGTCGAGGAGGTTCCAAGAAAAACGCAATCCTCGATGAAGTAATTTTCTTTGACAATCAATCTAGTCAACAAAACTGGATTAATTTATCGAAGTGGCTGATTAAATCCATCTCACCTTTTTATCGCGCCAAACGTCGCAAACCCTTTACTGGCTTTGTCGTGAAACGGGGACAGTACAGCGAAGACTTTTTGCGCTATGCCACGTCTTTCAGCCTGCCCCAGTGCTATGACTTGGCCAACGGTCTCTATAAGAAATTTCGCTTGACGACAAACATCACTATTCCCGAAAAGATTGATGTCTGGCACGCCACCTATCCTCTACCAATACGGGTACGCGGAGCCGCCAAAATCACCACCGTTCACGATCTGATTCCCTTGAGATTGCCCTATGCCACGCTGGATGACAAAGAAGTGTTCTACTTCAAGATTCGCGATGCCCTGAAGGACTCGCAGGTAATTATTACGGTTTCAGAAAACTCTAAGCAAGATCTACTGAAGTATTTTGATACTGACCCTAATCGTATTATTGTTACCTATCAACCGATCGCCCTCAGTCCACTAGATGGAATTTCTGAGGAAGACTTGGCTGATGGTTTGCAGCGGTTTGGATTAAAGCCACAGCAGTATTTACTGTTTGTGGGGGCAATCGAACCAAAGAAAAATGTAGGGCGTTTGTTAGATGCCTATGCTACTTTGGATACCGATTTGCAACTGGTGATTGTCGGCAAGAAAGGCTGGCTGTGGGAAGAAGAACTGGGCAAATTAGCATATCTGTTTGACAGTAAAACTTCAGTCAAGAAAGTCAAACTGCTGGAATACATCAGCACTGAAGGACTGCGCTATTTGTATCGGGGGGCCTATAGCCTGGTGTTTCCGTCGCTGTATGAAGGATTCGGCTTGCCACCTGTCGAAGCGATGAACTTTGGCTGTCCGGTGATTACCTCCAACGTTTCCTGCTTACCTGAAATTTGTGGCGATGCTGCCCTCTATGTCGATCCCTACGACGTGAAAGATATTAAACAGAAGCTCGAACTCCTGTTGAGCGATCGACCCTTGCGCGAGCGCTTAATTGTCGCGGGTCAACAACGGGCGGAAACCTTCAGTCTGCAAAATTACACGAACCGGCTGCATCATGCCTACATCAAAGCCCTCAGCTAA
- a CDS encoding DUF502 domain-containing protein, translated as MSALHRLKQNLKNDLIAGLLVVIPLATTIWLTITIATWVINFLTRIPKQLNPFNDLHPPIVGDLLNLLIGFAVPLLSILLIGLMARNIVGRWLLDVGEQILQAIPLAGSVYKTLKQLLETVLRDSSDKFRRVVLVEYPRKNIWTIGFVTGTVSPYIQAQMGVPLLSVFIPTTPNPTTGWYAVIPESEVINLSLSIEDAFKILISGGIVSPGGTVLTSSVGFDGRRLESILETSLPK; from the coding sequence TTGTCTGCACTGCATCGCCTCAAACAAAATCTCAAAAATGATCTGATTGCAGGGTTGTTAGTAGTGATTCCGCTAGCAACTACCATCTGGCTGACTATTACGATCGCCACATGGGTAATTAATTTTTTAACTCGCATTCCTAAACAACTCAATCCATTCAATGATCTGCATCCACCTATTGTTGGAGATTTGCTCAACTTGTTGATTGGGTTTGCGGTTCCATTGCTGAGCATCTTGCTAATTGGACTGATGGCACGCAACATTGTTGGGCGCTGGCTTTTGGATGTAGGAGAGCAAATTCTACAAGCCATTCCCCTGGCAGGTTCGGTGTATAAAACGCTCAAGCAATTGCTTGAAACCGTGTTGCGAGATTCAAGTGACAAGTTCCGGCGAGTGGTGTTGGTGGAATATCCCCGCAAAAATATCTGGACGATCGGCTTTGTGACGGGAACGGTCAGCCCTTACATCCAAGCTCAAATGGGAGTGCCTTTATTGAGTGTGTTTATTCCCACCACACCAAACCCCACTACGGGCTGGTATGCGGTGATTCCCGAAAGCGAAGTAATCAATCTCTCGTTGTCGATCGAAGATGCTTTCAAAATTCTGATTTCTGGCGGCATTGTCAGCCCAGGGGGAACAGTGCTAACCTCTAGCGTTGGGTTTGATGGACGACGGTTAGAATCAATTCTTGAAACTTCATTGCCTAAGTAG
- a CDS encoding glycosyltransferase family A protein: protein MKVAIQNPFAGQFVAETELSRRIALAASHIGWQAAEVHTASDIRSFHPDFVIALHNNSPKLTEHPTYGCMWNPPSFFEGTEPFVQHVLTYDSYLTSSSVLERWLHQLLYTTPKRYFTAPFYTSCPHTPFQPPKLEQPRLMYLGSNWDGTRFQELFAGLDRQDFMEVYGNPDGWTHLQSTYKGPLPFDGASVLKTLNQAGVGLCLHRSEHRDAALPSMRIFEIVAAGAVAICSDHCFIRSAFGDTVLYINPDLPIPAQLQQITAHMQWIQAHPQTAIEMAAAAHEVFATHYTLEILLQGILPHHQSLVVDKGFKHGAIERISFTTPPAVEVILPVNRPEALPPMLAHLSQQTYPNLSVTIVKPNTLELSKPLLTENSLPLKVLDVPPDALSSTVLWQGLNAIEAEYFALLDESSVIYPNHVQTLVALLEQHPVAGVAYSGSILHASPADVNANPIVLFQPFHLDRWLQFQQTILPHSFVARRSVLDKTLLQDPELQEYATLCLLFHLAQRTPFLFSYELTCESSITPIASEILIQQFHDWSSELSRFKFIFWYQEFAPGKSLQSIHEGASPQSPHYEALKSKLEKQQKELKRLRQAHQTNQAELQYTRDRLQTAQSKIEAMQTSKFWQLRSAWFRVKRAIGLPTDEE, encoded by the coding sequence ATGAAGGTTGCTATTCAAAACCCGTTTGCAGGGCAGTTTGTTGCCGAAACTGAACTCTCGCGTCGCATCGCTTTGGCAGCCAGTCACATCGGCTGGCAAGCAGCAGAAGTGCATACTGCCAGTGACATTCGATCGTTTCATCCCGATTTTGTGATCGCGTTGCACAATAATAGCCCCAAGCTCACCGAGCACCCCACCTATGGCTGTATGTGGAATCCACCGTCGTTTTTTGAAGGCACAGAACCGTTTGTGCAGCATGTGTTGACCTATGACAGCTATCTTACGTCTTCATCGGTGCTGGAACGATGGCTGCATCAACTGCTTTACACCACCCCCAAGCGTTATTTCACGGCTCCCTTCTACACCAGTTGCCCGCACACGCCGTTTCAACCACCCAAGCTCGAACAACCTCGGTTGATGTATCTGGGGTCAAATTGGGACGGAACGCGATTTCAAGAACTGTTTGCAGGACTCGATCGCCAGGACTTTATGGAGGTGTACGGCAATCCAGACGGTTGGACGCATCTGCAATCGACTTACAAAGGACCGCTGCCGTTTGATGGCGCGAGTGTGCTGAAAACGTTGAATCAAGCGGGGGTGGGATTGTGTTTACATCGATCGGAACATCGGGATGCGGCTTTACCGTCGATGCGGATTTTTGAAATTGTGGCAGCAGGAGCCGTGGCTATCTGTAGCGATCATTGCTTCATTCGATCGGCCTTTGGCGACACAGTGTTGTATATCAATCCAGATCTGCCAATCCCAGCACAATTGCAACAGATTACAGCACACATGCAGTGGATTCAGGCTCATCCGCAAACAGCAATCGAGATGGCTGCCGCCGCCCATGAGGTTTTTGCAACGCATTACACATTAGAAATCTTGCTGCAAGGAATTTTGCCGCATCATCAATCGCTTGTGGTGGACAAAGGGTTTAAGCATGGCGCGATCGAGCGAATCTCCTTCACTACACCGCCAGCCGTTGAAGTGATTCTGCCAGTGAACCGACCAGAGGCCCTCCCTCCAATGCTGGCACACCTGAGCCAACAAACTTATCCGAATCTGTCGGTCACAATCGTTAAACCGAACACGCTTGAGCTTAGCAAGCCGTTACTTACTGAGAATTCTTTGCCGCTAAAAGTCCTGGATGTGCCGCCGGATGCACTTTCTAGTACGGTTTTATGGCAAGGCTTGAACGCGATCGAAGCAGAGTACTTCGCTTTACTAGATGAATCTAGCGTGATTTATCCGAACCATGTGCAAACGTTGGTTGCTTTGCTAGAGCAGCATCCAGTAGCAGGCGTAGCCTATAGTGGTAGTATCTTGCATGCATCACCAGCAGATGTCAATGCTAACCCAATCGTTCTATTTCAACCGTTTCACCTCGATCGATGGTTGCAATTTCAGCAGACAATCCTGCCCCACAGTTTTGTGGCGCGGCGATCGGTGTTGGATAAAACGTTGCTGCAAGACCCGGAATTACAGGAATATGCAACTCTGTGTTTACTATTTCACCTGGCACAGCGAACGCCGTTTTTGTTTAGCTACGAACTGACCTGCGAAAGTTCTATCACTCCGATCGCATCCGAGATTTTGATTCAACAATTCCATGATTGGTCAAGCGAACTGTCACGCTTCAAGTTCATTTTTTGGTATCAAGAATTTGCGCCGGGCAAGAGCTTACAAAGCATTCATGAGGGAGCTTCCCCCCAATCTCCTCATTATGAAGCCCTGAAATCGAAATTAGAAAAGCAGCAGAAAGAGCTAAAGCGCTTGCGTCAAGCGCATCAGACGAATCAGGCGGAATTGCAATACACTCGCGATCGACTGCAAACGGCTCAGTCCAAAATTGAAGCAATGCAAACCAGTAAATTTTGGCAACTGCGATCGGCGTGGTTTCGCGTGAAGCGGGCGATCGGCTTACCAACCGATGAGGAATAA
- a CDS encoding NAD+ synthase — MKIAIAQLNPTIGDLAGNARQILEAAQQAILQGADLLLTPELSLCGYPPRDLLMQPAFVQAMADTLEQLAQNLPSDLAVLVGTVVPNPSAAQGGKPLFNSTALLLAGQVQQVFHKRLLPTYDVFDEDRYFEPGLDSNVIVLNGIRIGVTICEDLWNDENFWGKRNYAIDPIAELVAAGVDLIVNLSASPYSVGKQQLRESMLQRATQTYQQPILYVNQIGGNDDLIFDGNSIGFNRHGHKVCRGLAFAPDLVMAEFDSAMQDLVVNEAAIAPQPDSEDAEMWAALVLGVQDYVRKCGFSKVVLGLSGGIDSALVAAIAATAVGAENVLGVLMPSPYSSAHSIKDAQALAHNVGIKTELLPIGSLMQAYDQTLSPLFAGTDFGVAEENIQSRIRGSLLMAISNKFGHLLISTGNKSEMAVGYCTLYGDMNGGLAAIADVPKTRVYSICHWLNASLKEVNISGLPVSFIPRSSSAEIIPPNILIKAPSAELKPGQVDQDSLPSYEVLDDILEQLILEHRAPADIVASGHDRGVVEKVIRLVSMAEFKRKQAPPGLKVTDRAFGTGWRVPIAKKWQPRFEPVPQTHQPRRNVVEIDAFRSPVS, encoded by the coding sequence ATGAAAATTGCCATCGCTCAACTCAACCCGACAATCGGTGACTTAGCGGGTAATGCCCGACAAATTTTGGAAGCAGCACAACAAGCCATTTTGCAAGGTGCTGATCTGCTCCTGACACCCGAGCTTTCTCTCTGTGGCTATCCTCCGCGTGATCTACTGATGCAGCCTGCATTTGTTCAAGCAATGGCCGACACGTTAGAGCAACTGGCGCAAAATTTACCGTCTGACTTGGCGGTATTGGTTGGAACGGTAGTTCCAAATCCCAGTGCGGCTCAGGGCGGCAAACCCTTATTTAACAGCACGGCGCTGCTGTTAGCCGGACAGGTGCAGCAGGTGTTTCACAAGCGCTTGTTGCCAACCTACGATGTTTTTGATGAAGATCGCTACTTTGAACCGGGACTAGATTCCAATGTGATCGTTCTGAACGGTATTCGCATTGGTGTGACGATTTGCGAAGATTTGTGGAACGATGAAAACTTTTGGGGCAAGCGTAACTACGCCATTGATCCGATCGCGGAACTAGTAGCAGCCGGAGTAGATTTGATCGTAAATTTATCGGCTTCTCCCTACAGTGTGGGTAAGCAGCAATTGCGAGAGTCCATGCTGCAACGTGCTACCCAGACCTATCAACAGCCGATTTTGTATGTAAATCAGATTGGCGGCAATGATGATTTGATTTTTGATGGCAACAGCATTGGCTTTAATCGCCACGGTCATAAGGTTTGTCGAGGGCTAGCGTTTGCACCAGATTTAGTTATGGCAGAGTTTGATTCAGCCATGCAAGATTTGGTGGTGAATGAAGCAGCGATCGCCCCACAACCAGACAGTGAGGATGCAGAAATGTGGGCAGCGCTAGTGCTGGGAGTGCAGGATTATGTGCGCAAGTGCGGATTTTCAAAGGTGGTGCTGGGTCTGAGCGGAGGCATCGATTCGGCGTTGGTAGCCGCCATTGCCGCAACAGCCGTTGGGGCTGAGAATGTGTTAGGAGTGTTGATGCCGTCACCCTACAGTTCCGCTCACTCAATCAAAGACGCACAAGCGTTGGCTCATAATGTGGGCATCAAAACAGAGCTTTTGCCGATTGGTTCATTGATGCAAGCCTATGATCAAACCTTGTCTCCTCTATTTGCCGGTACAGACTTTGGGGTTGCCGAAGAAAACATTCAGTCGCGAATTCGCGGCAGTTTACTCATGGCAATTTCCAACAAATTTGGGCACTTGTTGATTTCGACGGGTAATAAGTCAGAAATGGCAGTGGGCTACTGTACCTTGTATGGGGACATGAATGGTGGACTGGCGGCGATCGCCGATGTTCCCAAAACGCGCGTGTACTCGATTTGCCATTGGTTGAATGCCAGCCTGAAAGAAGTCAACATCAGCGGCTTGCCGGTCTCCTTCATCCCCCGTTCCTCATCGGCTGAAATTATTCCACCAAACATTCTGATAAAAGCCCCCAGTGCCGAGTTAAAGCCAGGACAGGTCGATCAAGACTCATTGCCATCCTATGAGGTGTTGGACGACATCTTAGAACAACTCATCTTAGAGCATAGAGCACCTGCGGACATTGTGGCATCAGGACACGATCGGGGCGTTGTCGAGAAGGTGATTCGGTTAGTTTCAATGGCAGAATTTAAGCGGAAACAAGCACCACCTGGCTTAAAGGTCACCGATCGCGCCTTTGGCACAGGTTGGCGAGTGCCAATCGCTAAAAAATGGCAACCAAGGTTTGAACCTGTGCCGCAAACCCACCAGCCGCGCCGGAATGTTGTTGAAATAGATGCCTTTCGATCGCCCGTTTCATGA
- a CDS encoding excalibur calcium-binding domain-containing protein, producing MAANKDSPNGSNQADPQNDPRLDLNGQFQWSLNGISLSRLAPIFFALVLGGGSVGIGTFLQDKSPSILNEPEIEQPASDRLPSDLTAQRYTCSEIGDRETAQRLFAEGHTYLDKDEDGIACESLK from the coding sequence ATGGCTGCTAATAAAGACTCTCCAAATGGATCAAATCAAGCAGATCCTCAGAATGATCCTCGTCTTGACCTAAACGGACAATTTCAGTGGTCGCTAAACGGTATTAGCCTAAGCAGGCTCGCTCCAATCTTTTTTGCTCTGGTTTTGGGTGGAGGTTCTGTGGGGATAGGAACTTTCCTACAGGACAAGTCGCCCTCCATCTTGAATGAACCTGAAATTGAGCAACCTGCATCCGATCGCCTTCCCTCTGATTTAACTGCCCAGCGCTACACCTGTAGTGAGATTGGCGATCGCGAAACAGCACAACGGCTTTTCGCAGAAGGGCATACCTATCTTGACAAGGATGAGGATGGCATAGCCTGCGAATCCCTTAAGTAA
- a CDS encoding carbon dioxide-concentrating mechanism protein CcmK encodes MPVAVGALETKGFPGILAAADAMVKAGRVTLVGYQRCGSARYCVMIRGDVSEVKTAMAAGVEAAESCYGGTLESWVIIPRPHENVEAVLPIAFSESVQRFRDSVEIPLIPGQGGTNR; translated from the coding sequence ATGCCTGTTGCGGTTGGAGCACTGGAGACAAAGGGATTTCCTGGGATATTGGCTGCCGCTGATGCCATGGTTAAAGCGGGTCGCGTGACATTGGTGGGGTATCAGCGCTGCGGAAGTGCTCGTTACTGCGTCATGATTCGGGGTGATGTGTCAGAAGTGAAAACCGCGATGGCGGCTGGCGTTGAAGCAGCCGAAAGCTGCTATGGTGGAACGCTGGAGTCCTGGGTAATTATTCCCCGCCCCCATGAAAATGTAGAAGCCGTGTTGCCGATCGCCTTCAGCGAGAGTGTACAGCGCTTCCGAGACTCAGTGGAAATTCCCCTCATTCCTGGTCAGGGCGGCACAAATCGATAG
- a CDS encoding DUF6679 family protein produces the protein MLHRKIYQLCCDGREVWIFLRDQQRWIERARILDIEGDLVTVRYETEEDDEICSWEEMIRLESIGSVMQRLATVPRGDVEPLVSDDCPEAERIRNRHPESNADQG, from the coding sequence ATGCTACACCGCAAGATCTATCAACTCTGTTGTGATGGTCGCGAGGTTTGGATCTTTTTGCGGGATCAACAACGGTGGATTGAACGGGCACGCATCCTTGATATTGAAGGAGATTTGGTGACTGTTCGATACGAGACCGAGGAAGATGACGAAATTTGTTCTTGGGAAGAAATGATTCGTCTTGAGAGCATTGGGTCTGTAATGCAAAGATTAGCAACTGTCCCCCGTGGCGATGTAGAACCGCTGGTTTCGGATGACTGCCCCGAGGCAGAACGCATCCGCAACCGGCATCCTGAATCTAATGCGGATCAGGGATAA
- a CDS encoding 2Fe-2S iron-sulfur cluster-binding protein, protein MPTYSVRLLNPNLNLDRTIAVPDDQYILDIAEDEGIRLPSGCKLGECSACIAKLLDGEIDQSEQNFLGAEEIAQGYTVTCVAYARSNCTLLTHQEQVLYRSSLYYTPKDS, encoded by the coding sequence ATGCCAACTTACTCTGTGCGCCTGCTCAATCCCAATCTCAACCTCGATCGCACGATCGCCGTTCCTGATGATCAATACATTCTGGATATAGCTGAAGATGAAGGTATTCGCCTACCGTCGGGCTGCAAGTTGGGCGAATGTTCGGCTTGTATTGCTAAATTGCTGGACGGTGAAATCGATCAAAGTGAACAGAACTTTCTTGGCGCTGAAGAAATAGCCCAAGGCTACACGGTCACGTGCGTGGCCTATGCTCGATCGAACTGCACGCTGTTGACGCATCAAGAACAAGTGCTGTATCGATCGTCGTTGTATTACACACCGAAGGATAGCTGA
- a CDS encoding creatininase family protein, whose product MLLHLCTWLEVETYLTQSQGIILPIGSTEQHGPTGLIGTDAICAEVIAKGVGETTRALVAPTINVGMALHHTAFPGSMSLRPSTLILLIQDYVTYLAQAGFTKFFFINGHGGNMATLKAAFVETYAALAHLNVPNADRIQCKLANWFMCGSVYQLAKDLYGNQEGSHATPSEVALTQYVYPEFIKHVPLEPPVAPAGRPIYGAIDFRRAYPDGRMGSNPALATPEHGKQLYEAAVKELSTAYLEFLNKD is encoded by the coding sequence ATGTTGTTGCATCTGTGTACGTGGCTAGAAGTTGAAACATATTTGACCCAGTCTCAGGGCATTATTTTGCCGATCGGTTCGACCGAACAACACGGGCCAACGGGCTTAATTGGGACAGATGCCATTTGTGCAGAGGTGATCGCTAAAGGAGTTGGCGAAACTACTCGTGCGCTGGTGGCTCCCACCATCAATGTTGGCATGGCACTGCATCACACGGCATTTCCGGGTAGTATGAGTTTACGCCCCAGTACTTTGATTCTGCTGATTCAAGATTACGTCACCTATCTAGCCCAAGCGGGCTTCACTAAATTCTTTTTCATCAATGGCCACGGCGGCAATATGGCCACCCTGAAAGCAGCGTTTGTCGAAACCTATGCCGCTTTGGCGCATCTGAATGTGCCGAATGCCGATCGGATTCAGTGTAAGCTGGCGAATTGGTTCATGTGCGGATCAGTATATCAGTTAGCCAAAGATCTGTATGGCAACCAAGAGGGGTCGCACGCCACTCCCAGCGAAGTGGCTTTGACGCAATATGTTTATCCTGAATTCATCAAGCACGTTCCCCTTGAGCCGCCCGTAGCCCCAGCAGGGCGACCAATTTATGGGGCGATCGACTTTCGACGAGCTTACCCCGATGGACGGATGGGGTCGAATCCAGCGTTGGCAACGCCAGAGCACGGCAAACAGTTGTATGAAGCAGCAGTAAAGGAACTGAGTACAGCCTATTTAGAGTTTTTAAATAAAGATTAG